A genomic stretch from Papio anubis isolate 15944 chromosome 18, Panubis1.0, whole genome shotgun sequence includes:
- the ZNF646 gene encoding zinc finger protein 646 — protein MEDAPPSLSCSDCQRHFPSLPELSRHRELLHPSSNKDSEEADSIPRPYRCQQCGRGYRHPGSLVNHRRTHETGLFPCTTCGKDFSNPMALKSHMRTHAPEGRRRHRPPRPKEATPRLQGETVSTDSWGQRLSSGEGWENQTKHTEETPDCESVPDSRAASGTWEDLPTRQREGLASQPGSEDAADGWGPSTNSARAPPLPTPASSLLSNLEQYLAESVVNFTAGQEPTQSPPAEEERRYKCSQCGKTYKHAGSLTNHRQSHTLGIYPCAICFKEFSNLMALKNHSRLHAQYRPYHCPHCPRAFRLPRELLEHQQSHEGERQEPPWEEKGMPTTNGHTDESSRDQLPSAQMLNGCAELSTSGELEDSGLEEYRPFRCGDCGRTYRHAGSLINHRKSHQTGVYPCSLCSKQLFNAAALKNHVRAHHRPRQGVGENGQPSVPPARLLLTETTHKEEEDPTTTLDHRPYKCSECGRAYRHRGSLVNHRHSHRTGEYQCSLCPRKYPNLMALRNHVRVHCKAARRSADIGAEGAPSHLKVELPPDPVEAEAAPHTDQDHVCKHEEEATDITPAADRTAAHTCSICGLLFEDPESLERHGLTHGAGEKENSRTETTVSPPRAFACRDCGKSYRHSGSLINHRQTHQTGDFSCGACAKHFHTMAAMKNHLRRHSRRRSRRHRKRAGGASGGGEAKLLAAGSWTRELEDNEGLDSPQDPSGESPHGAEGNLESDGGCLQAESEGDKCGLERDETHFQGDKESGGTGEGLERKGASLLDNLDIPGGEEGGGTRFCNGLTGVDEDQKPATGQPNSSSHSANTVTGWQAGATHTCSDCGHSFPHATGLLSHRPCHPPGIYQCSLCPKEFDSLPALRSHFQNHRPGEATSAQPFLCCLCGMIFPGRAGYRLHRRQAHSSSGMTEGSEEEGEEEGAAEAAPAHSPPLQLSEAELLNQLQREVEALDSAGYGHICGCCGQTYDDLGSLERHHQSQSSGTAVDKAPSPLGVAGDATEMVVGSVLEDIVTSVSGEGGDAKSQEGAGTPLGDGLCMQGGESLLEAQPRPFRCNQCGKTYRHGGSLVNHRKIHQTGDFLCPVCSRCYPNLAAYRNHLRNHPRCKGSEPQVGPIPEAGGSSELQVGPTPEGGSSKPQHMAEEGLGQAEVEKLQEKLKVEPLEEVAGMKEEVWEETTVKGEEIEPRLETAEKGCQTEASSERPFSCEVCGRSYKHAGSLINHRQSHQTGHFGCQACSKGFSNLMSLKNHRRIHADPRRFRCSECGKAFRLRKQLASHQRVHMERRGGGGTRKPTREDRPFRCGQCGRTYRHAGSLLNHRRSHETGQYSCPTCPKTYSNRMALKDHQRLHSENRRRRAGRSRRSAVRCALCGHGFPGRGSLERHLREHEEETEREPANGQGGLDGTAASEANLAGIQGLEAQLGGAEPVPQLEDGVPRPGERSQSPIRAASSEAPEPLSWDAGKAGGWPVGGGLGNHSGGWVPQFLTRSEEPEDSVHRSPCHAGDCQLNGPTLSHMDSWDNRDNSSQLQPGGHSSSCSQCGKTYCQSGSLLNHNTHKTDRHYCLLCSKEFLNPVATKSHSHNHIDAQTFTCADCGKAFESHQELASHLQAHALGHSQVPAQMEEARDPKARTGEDEVVLPGQGKAREAPSETPGSPGESVERARGGQVVTSMAAEDKERPFRCAQCGRSYRHAGSLLNHQKAHTTGLYPCSLCPKLLPNLLSLKNHSRIHTDPKRHCCSICGKAFRTAARLEGHGRVHAPREGPFTCPHCPRHFRRRISFVQHQQQHQEEWTVANSGAPVAPATGRGDLSLPPPPTPTTPLLDPSPQWPADLSFSL, from the exons ATGGAGGACGCACCCCCCTCACTCAGCTGTTCTGACTGTCAGCGCCActttcccagcctcccagagctgTCTCGGCACCGAGAACTGCTCCATCCATCTTCCAACAAGGACAGTGAGGAGGCTGACAGCATCCCTCGGCCCTACCGTTGTCAGCAGTGTGGGCGGGGCTACCGTCACCCCGGGAGCCTGGTCAACCATCGTCGGACCCACGAGACTGGCCTTTTCCCCTGTACCACCTGTGGAAAGGACTTCTCCAATCCCATGGCTCTCAAGAGCCACATGAGGACTCATGCTCCTGAGGGCCGCCGCAGGCACAGGCCCCCACGCCCCAAGGAAGCCACTCCACGCCTCCAGGGTGAGACGGTGTCCACTGACTCCTGGGGCCAAAGGCTTAGCTCTGGTGAAGGCTGGGAAAACCAGACAAAACATACGGAAGAGACACCTGACTGTGAATCTGTACCGGACTCCAGGGCAGCTTCGGGTACGTGGGAAGATCTGCCCACCAGACAAAGAGAAGGCTTGGCAAGCCAACCAGGTTCTGAGGATGCTGCAGACGGCTGGGGACCCTCCACCAACTCTGCTAGagcccctcctctccccaccccagccagcagccttCTTAGCAACTTGGAACAGTATCTGGCTGAATCAGTAGTGAACTTCACAGCGGGCCAGGAGCCCACCCAGTCCCCTCCTGCCGAGGAGGAGCGGCGGTACAAATGTAGTCAGTGTGGCAAGACCTACAAGCATGCCGGGAGCCTCACTAACCACCGCCAGAGCCACACGCTGGGCATCTACCCCTGTGCCATCTGCTTCAAGGAGTTCTCTAACCTCATGGCTCTGAAGAACCACTCTCGACTGCATGCCCAGTATCGGCCTTACCACTGTCCCCACTGCCCCCGTGCCTTCCGGCTCCCCCGGGAGCTGCTGGAACACCAGCAGTCCCATGAGGGTGAAAGGCAGGAGCCACCCTGGGAGGAGAAAGGGATGCCCACCACCAATGGGCACACAGACGAGAGCAGCCGGGACCAGCTCCCCAGTGCACAGATGCTGAATGGCTGTGCAGAGCTTAGCACCTCTGGGgagctggaggacagtggcctggAGGAATACCGGCCTTTCCGCTGTGGGGACTGTGGCCGTACTTACCGCCATGCCGGGAGCCTCATCAACCATCGAAAGAGCCACCAGACAGGTGTCTACCCCTGCTCACTCTGTTCTAAGCAGCTGTTCAATGCGGCTGCTCTCAAAAACCATGTGCGGGCTCATCACAGGCCCAGGCAAGGAGTTGGGGAAAATGGGCAGCCATCAGTGCCACCAGCTCGCCTGCTGCTGACTGAGACCACCCACAAAGAGGAAGAGGACCCCACCACCACCCTGGACCATCGGCCCTATAAGTGCAGTGAGTGTGGTCGTGCTTACCGCCACCGGGGGAGCCTGGTGAACCATCGCCACAGCCATCGGACTGGAGAGTACCAGTGCTCACTGTGTCCCCGCAAGTACCCCAATCTCATGGCCCTGCGCAACCACGTGCGGGTACATTGCAAGGCTGCTCGCCGAAGTGCAGACATCGGGGCCGAGGGTGCCCCCAGCCACCTCAAGGTAGAACTCCCGCCTGACCCAGTAGAGGCAGAGGCAGCCCCGCACACAGATCAGGACCACGTGTGCAAACATGAAGAAGAGGCCACAGACATCACGCCAGCAGCAGACAGGACAGCAGCACATACCTGTAGCATCTGTGGGCTGCTCTTTGAAGACCCTGAGAGCCTTGAACGTCATGGCCTGACTCATGGGGCaggggaaaaggaaaatagcAGGACAGAGACCACAGTGTCACCTCCTCGGGCCTTCGCCTGCCGAGACTGTGGAAAGAGCTATCGCCACTCCGGCAGCCTTATCAACCACAGGCAGACCCACCAAACAGGAGACTTCAGTTGTGGGGCCTGTGCCAAGCACTTCCACACCATGGCTGCCATGAAGAACCACTTGCGCCGGCACAGTCGGCGGCGGAGCAGGCGGCATCGGAAGCGGGCTGGTGGTGCCAGTGGTGGGGGAGAAGCCAAACTCCTGGCAGCAGGGAGCTGGACCCGGGAGCTAGAAGACAATGAAGGCCTGGACTCTCCCCAAGACCCTTCAGGGGAAAGTCCTCACGGGGCGGAAGGCAACCTGGAAAGTGATGGGGGCTGTTTGCAGGCTGAATCTGAAGGGGACAAATGTGGGCTTGAGAGGGATGAGACCCATTTCCAGGGTGATAAAGAGAGTGGAGGCACTGGGGAAGGACTGGAAAGGAAGGGTGCCAGTTTACTTGACAATTTGGACATCCCAGGAGGTGAGGAAGGTGGTGGGACTCGCTTCTGCAATGGCCTCACTGGCGTGGATGAAGACCAGAAGCCAGCCACTGGCCAACCCAACTCCTCTTCCCACTCTGCCAACACTGTCACTGGCTGGCAGGCTGGGGCCACTCACACATGCTCTGACTGTGGGCATTCTTTCCCCCATGCCACTGGCCTGCTGAGCCACAGGCCCTGCCACCCACCAGGCATATATCAGTGCTCCCTCTGCCCGAAGGAGTTTGACTCTCTGCCTGCCCTCCGCAGCCACTTCCAGAACCATAGGCCCGGGGAGGCGACCTCAGCACAGCCTTTCCTCTGCTGCCTCTGCGGCATGATCTTCCCCGGGCGGGCTGGCTACAGGCTTCACCGGCGCCAGGCCCACAGCTCCTCTGGCATGACTGAGGGctcagaggaggagggggaagaggaaggagcgGCAGAGGCAGCCCCTGCACACAGCCCGCCACTGCAGCTCTCGGAAGCAGAGCTGCTGAATCAGCTGCAGCGGGAGGTGGAAGCACTGGACAGTGCAGGGTATGGGCACATCTGTGGCTGCTGCGGGCAGACCTACGATGACCTGGGGAGCCTAGAGCGCCACCACCAAAGTCAAAGTTCTGGGACTGCTGTAGACAAGGCTCCCAGCCCCCTGGGAGTGGCAGGTGATGCCACGGAGATGGTTGTGGGCAGTGTCTTGGAGGACATAGTGACTTCTGTCTCTGGAGAGGGTGGAGATGCCAAGTCTCAAGAGGGAGCAGGCACCCCCTTGGGAGACGGCCTCTGCATGCAGGGTGGGGAAAGTTTGCTGGAGGCTCAGCCCCGCCCCTTTCGCTGCAACCAGTGTGGCAAGACCTATCGCCATGGGGGCAGCCTGGTGAACCACCGCAAGATCCACCAGACTGGAGACTTTCTCTGCCCTGTCTGCTCCCGCTGCTACCCCAACCTGGCTGCCTACCGTAATCATCTGCGGAACCACCCTCGCTGCAAAGGCTCTGAGCCCCAGGTTGGGCCCATCCCAGAGGcaggaggtagcagtgagctgcaGGTTGGGCCCACCCCAGAAGGAGGCAGCAGCAAGCCCCAGCACATGGCAGAGGAGGGACTGGGGCAGGCAGAAGTCGAGAAGCTCCAGGAAAAACTTAAAGTGGAGCCCCTGGAGGAAGTGGCCGGGATGAAAGAAGAGGTGTGGGAGGAGACCACTGTGAAAGGGGAGGAGAtagagcccaggctggagactgCCGAGAAGGGCTGCCAGACTGAAGCCAGCTCTGAGCGGCCCTTCAGCTGTGAGGTGTGTGGCCGATCCTACAAGCATGCCGGCAGCCTCATCAACCACCGGCAGAGCCACCAGACCGGCCACTTCGGCTGTCAGGCCTGCTCCAAGGGCTTCTCAAACCTCATGTCCCTCAAGAACCACCGGCGCATCCATGCAGATCCCCGACGTTTCCGCTGCAGTGAGTGTGGGAAGGCCTTCCGCCTGCGGAAACAGCTGGCCAGCCACCAGCGGGTCCACATGGAGCGACGTGGGGGTGGGGGCACCCGAAAGCCGACTCGGGAAGATCGGCCCTTCCGCTGTGGGCAGTGCGGGCGGACCTATCGCCATGCTGGCAGCCTCCTGAACCACCGGCGCAGCCACGAGACGGGCCAGTACAGCTGCCCCACCTGCCCCAAGACCTACTCCAACCGCATGGCCCTGAAGGACCACCAGAGGCTGCACTCGGAGAATCGGCGGCGGCGGGCTGGACGGTCCAGGCGCTCAGCTGTGCGTTGCGCCCTCTGTGGCCACGGCTTCCCTGGCCGGGGATCTTTGGAACGGCACCTGCGGGAGCATGAGGAGGAGACAGAAAGGGAGCCAGCCAATGGCCAGGGAGGCCTGGATGGCACAGCAGCCAGTGAGGCGAACCTGGCTGGTATCCAGGGACTAGAGGCCCAATTGGGTGGTGCTGAGCCAGTACCCCAGCTGGAGGATGGAGTCCCGAGACCAGGGGAGCGCAGTCAGAGCCCCATCAGGGCAGCAAGCTCAGAAGCCCCAGAGCCACTGTCCTGGGATGCAGGGAAGGCAGGTGGGTGGCCAGTAGGTGGGGGACTGGGGAATCACAGTGGAGGCTGGGTTCCTCAGTTCCTGACCAGGTCAGAGGAGCCAGAGGACAGTGTCCACAGGAGTCCTTGCCATGCTGGTGACTGCCAGCTCAATGGACCTACTCTGAGTCACATggatagctgggacaacagagaCAATAGCTCTCAGCTGCAGCCAGGGGGCCACTCCTCCTCTTGCAGCCAGTGCGGCAAGACTTACTGCCAATCGGGCAGCCTCTTGAACCACAACACCCACAAGACAGACCGACACTATTGCCTGCTCTGCTCCAAGGAGTTCTTGAATCCTGTGGCCACAAAGAGCCACAGCCACAACCACATAGATGCCCAGACCTTTACCTGTGCTGACTGTGGCAAGGCCTTTGAGTCCCACCAGGAACTGGCCAGCCACCTGCAGGCTCATGCCCTGGGCCACAGCCAGGTGCCAGCCCAGATGGAGGAGGCCAGAGATCCCAAAGCCAGAactggggaggatgaggtggtTCTCCCTGGTCAAGGGAAAGCCCGGGAGGCCCCATCAGAAACCCCCGGAAGCCCAGGAGAGAGTGTGGAGAGAGCCAGGGGAGGACAAGTGGTGACGTCCATGGCAGCTGAGGACAAGGAGCGGCCCTTCCGCTGCGCCCAGTGCGGGCGCTCCTACCGCCACGCTGGCAGCCTGCTGAACCACCAGAAGGCCCACACCACAGGGTTGTACCCCTGCTCCCTCTGTCCCAAACTTCTCCCTAACCTGCTGTCTCTTAAGAACCACAGCAGGATCCACACGGACCCCAAGCGCCACTGCTGCAGCATCTGTGGCAAGGCCTTCCGAACAGCTGCCCGGCTGGAGGGTCACGGGCGGGTCCACGCACCCCGGGAGGGGCCTTTCACCTGTCCCCATTGTCCCCGCCACTTCCGCCGCCGAATCAGCTTTGTGCAGCACCAGCAGCAGCACCAGGAGGAGTGGACAGTGGCCAACTCTG gaGCCCCAGTGGCACCAGCGACGGGCAGAGGGGACTTGTCATtgccccctccacccacccccacgACCCCACTCCTGGATCCTTCACCCCAGTGGCCTGCAGACCTCAGCTTCTCCCTCTGA